A window of Streptomyces armeniacus contains these coding sequences:
- a CDS encoding ATP-binding protein, with translation MQVLQVLEIRADPMEVGRARRWARSRLAGCGIGQDEPLAETVVLLISELVTNAVVHTGCPAVLRMLLPHQHAEGAGAVRVEVADSSSRTPRPRQAEGDDTNGRGLELVSGLADRWGWHRESGGKRIWCELGPATEG, from the coding sequence GTGCAGGTGCTGCAGGTCTTGGAGATCCGTGCCGATCCGATGGAGGTCGGCCGTGCCCGCCGCTGGGCGCGGTCCAGGCTGGCCGGATGCGGGATCGGGCAGGACGAGCCGCTGGCCGAGACGGTGGTGCTGCTGATCTCCGAACTCGTCACGAACGCGGTGGTGCACACCGGGTGCCCGGCCGTCCTGCGCATGCTCCTGCCGCACCAGCACGCCGAGGGCGCCGGTGCCGTACGGGTGGAGGTCGCCGACTCCAGCAGCCGTACGCCCCGGCCGCGGCAGGCCGAGGGCGACGACACCAACGGGCGGGGCCTGGAGCTCGTCTCCGGGCTCGCGGACCGCTGGGGCTGGCACCGGGAGAGCGGCGGCAAGCGCATCTGGTGCGAACTGGGGCCCGCGACCGAAGGATGA